The region CCAGAACACTCAGCTTTCAGCTCCTGAATTTCTGCCATCATTTCCTCTGTTGTGAGGGAGCTGTTCAGCTCCTTCAGTTCTGTTATAACAcataggagaaaatattttctcaatgAATGCATTTCAACAGGGATTCATGCAATGGATCAGACaggattattattatgttaGCAATAAAATTGTTTCCTGAAACAAAAATAAGGTTGAATCTGGAGACTACCTGTATCTAGCTGCCTGCAGCTTTGTGTTAGGCTCTGCACCTCTGCACTGAGCTCTGAAATCTGTTTATCCATGGACTTCAGGTCTGCATCATTCACATCTCTGAACTGTGACTGTGGGTGAGATTACAAATGGCCAGATTCAGATGATATAAGCCTACGCATCCCTCCGCCTACAGCAAAGAAACATTCTAGGTTAAAAGACTAACCTGATCGGCAAAGTAAATCTTTTGCTTGCCGTACGTTTTCTCTTTTATCTTTCCCTCCTGAGCCAGCAGCTCCATGGCTTTGACCACTGCCTGTTGGAGCAAGTTATTCAGTCCATCATCAGGTTGCATACAATACAGCTTTGAAGATTCATCCCTTGTGACCTCAGATTCATTCAAAACCTAAACTAccatttaaaatgataaaaatccaAATGATTGAATGTATGGTAGTTTTGAGGAAGTTGCGGATGCGATTTGTGAAAAAGGctgaacaaatatttatttatgatgATCTAATAGCAACCCTTTTACATATTTgccaaaaaatttatttaaggaTGTGCAAAACGTATCAAGAGTATAAAATACACGAAAGAGTAAAATAtaccaaaaaaatatatactgaaAACAAAcgtttttgcaaaaacaaaagtcacaCCACAAGCTGTACCCAGAATGAGCagaaaatcagaaaacaaagaaaggttAAGGAAGAACTGATCCTACCGTTTTGCCCAACCCATGCTGCTTCTGTAAGTTACAGAAGACATCCTGAGCACTATAGGGACGGTTCTTCTCATTTAGATAGGCGAGGATGACAGGGGCTCCTGAAATGACAACATATTAACACTGTGTACATATTAAAACTCTGCCATGGTGATGGACTTTAATGCACTTTTATTATAGGGGTTTTGCTTGATGTGATTCTATTTTATATGACATATCTTCGCCAGCGCCTCGTTCAGATATTCTCCCGCAACAAACGCTTTTGCTTGAGGTTAGCTAGCGTTAGCTAAATGCTAACAGCTAAGCGTCTCTTCTGAATCCAGCGAAACATCAACATATTCCACTCCAGATAACTAGCTGTATTGAGTTTAAAACAATTAACAACTACACTAAGGAGTTTATTTTCCTTACCGTTGTCCTTTTTGCTCATTTTCTGGTTTACTTTAGCTTCCCAGATTGAGTTTCGCGGAAACTGCGCGTCACGGAAAAGATCAACTATTTAATAAGATGTGTCACACCTGTAGATCTTTCCGACTCACCCCGCCAATCTGAGATCTTCTATGGCAAATTTAACTTAAGTAGATGTACCGAGACATTTTGACAATGTACTAAACAATGTTGGCCTCCAGTATTTGTATCACAAAGTTGTAACTTTGTGGTTCTCTCTTCAGTTTTTGAGTTGTTCGTAAAACCCCAAAAAGGTAATTGTTGTAAGACGTCTGTCGTTTCAGTTATCTCAAAGCCGACGTAATAAGCCAACAGCGCACCCTAGCGTCATTACACAGGATGATTCCACAGTTAACGTGGATTTCATTTGCTCCGCATTTCAACTATTTAAATCTTATGTGAAAACATTTCCATACGTattttttgaatttaataaacACAAGCATTAAAGTGTAATTTTAAATTAACCAAATACGTGAGACATCCACGAGAACCATGATATAATATGTAGGTGTTTTAGACCCTTTTGcatcttttttgttatttacttTATGTCATGTAGAAAAACCCCAAAGAGACTAACTTAAttccaaacattttattcattgttttttgcacttcaaaatatatcaaaaccaGATATGGAGAAGAAAATACAATACTATGCACATTAAATTAGCAATTAGAGAACACTTTAAATTGACGATTTACCTTTAATGGAGCAGCTTTGAGAAACATTAAAACCCAAGTCTAACAAGCCAAAAGACACCCTAGCTACCCATCGgtgcatcatttttcttcttcagtttcataaatgaggatccagcggttttgttttgttttttcccaaaTTGTGCTAAACGTTTCCGCaggattaaaacaataaaaaaaagaaacagcaattaatgtttttacccattaaaacaaaatttaagaTTAGGATTCAATTAATCCCTGTGAATGATTCAAGTTTAAAGTGCCATATTTTCTCCAACATACAGACAAATCACAGACCGTTATAAAAAATCACTTTAAACCTTTAGGTaccaaacgtttttttttttaaatatgaggTCAACTTTTATACAATTTTGATGTAAACAAGGTtccaaattaaaatacaaagacaTGGTGTAAATTATTTTCAGATGGGTTGTGTCAGGTATTAAACAAGGGCACTAAGAGGGcaggaaaatgaaaacagttgTGAACATATTCACACAAGAACAGTGACTATCTTCAAGCCCTGGGACAAAAGTTCGTAACTAGAACGAATAAAACATAGCAGTGCTTCTCAGCCTCAGCTAACACTGTAATGTGGGATAAAATAATTCCGCCTCCCCTAAAaacatttgatgaaaatgtgttcatatgcatcagcaaaaaagaaaaacaatttgaaatacTTAAATGAAGCTCCGAGAACCTGCAACATCAAACAAATTCACCtcctgtaatcatgtcatgttAAGAAACTACAATGAAATTATGTCTCTTGAAAGATAGACTATTGCAATAACTGAAAGAACATTAAGATTAAATGGTGTCCAAAATGTCAGTGTTAAACATGGCACAGTTTAAGCAACAGGAATGTCATATTTGGTCCTGTGTTGTATAGCCCTGTTTTTCTTGATTGAAAAGTAGAAAAAATGTAATGGGCTCTCCTGGAAGTTTTGATAGTGTCATTTTTGACTTTGACAATGCTGTTTTATCAAATGTCTCAActtgttttatttagctgttgTATTTCCTATTGCTCAGCCTATAATGAAAAATAGTCCTCACTGATCAAAGTTGAAcaggaaaaatatgaaatactTCACAGTGAGTTGTTGCCTACCACAAACAGGGCAGCTAGAACCTAAAGTTGTCTCCCACGCTGGTCAACATTTTAGACACGGCCTATCAAGACGCACACACAACAGCACACTTTTCACTGTGGCTTACCGAGCAAGCTCGATAAGAAATTAGGACCTTGACTTTCGCCTCGTCTTGCACCCCCTCCTCCTCTAAATGGATCCATCTGGTTCAGTTCAGACTGATCCAGCATTTCAAAGTCTTCTGCATCCAAGTCTGTGTCAAACTCAGAGCTGGACTGTTTGCGGTAGCTTCTGTGGGACATGGCTCTGGGGTGGGCTTGTCTACGCTGGATGGCAGGAGGCTGAGGCTGCATGGCCCCGGCTAGCGCCGCTTGGATCATGTTGCTAGCAATGGCTCCGGCTAACTCCCCACTGAAATCCGAGGCGGGCAGGAAGCCGCTGAGGGATAGTTCTCCATCCAGATCCTCCTGGTCGGAGTCCAGATGTGCATCCACGTCTAGCACTGAAGCACGGTGACTCATTGGGCCAGATAGGCCTAGACTAGGTAGCCCAATGCTTGTGTCATCGTCATCATCCATCAAAGTggcatcaggatttatggacgGGAAGTCTGGAAGATCTTGAGCAAAAGATTCCTCTGCATCACTGTGTCTGTCAAGATCTGACAAGACAACAGACAACAAGAAATGAGAGGAGAGAAAGCAGAAGGCAGACACtataaataataactgaaaatGTACCTTCAGAGCCCTCTGTGAGTGGGGTCTGACCCCTTGAAAGATTAAAGGTTCCATTGTCAGTGTAGGACACCTCAGCATCAGAGTGCTCTGAGTCGGTCAGTGAAAGTTCCTTAGCAGCAACAGCATCATCAAACTGGAGAAGACAGACCAAGAAGATGGTTAAATGCATGCAATTGAAATATTCACTTTCAATTTCTGTTTCCTATAGATTTCAAACATCTTCAGGCAGGTTTGTTCTACAGGAAGTGCCTCTGGTATGCTACTGGTTCGAATAGATAAAGCAGCAGGCACTGACAACATTTTTCTGTGTGCTTTCTCAttaatgttgtttatgttcaCCAAAAGTAAACAACGTGACTATCTGAGCATAAAAGAGCAGACACTAGGCATTTATTACTGCTAAAACGTTAGTCATTCCAGTTTAAGAGTAATATTGAGAGGGTTTGGAAGGTCAACAGGCTTACTGTTGGGCAAAACGCAGCCAACTCTTCCTCACTGTCACTCGCGTCATCTGAGGCTGCACCTCGTATGGGTCTTCGCAGGACTGCAAAGTACAGCAGACAGATAGTACCTGAATATTCCCACTAAATCAATCCCGTAGAGCCACTACAGGAagtaaaacaagaagaaaattaCTATTTATGTTCTGGTTTAGATGAATAACATCTGAAAAAGATCATGTCAGTAGCTTGCAAAATTCTTCATGCAACTTGAACCATTTTTTTCAGGATAAGGATTCAAagatttttattgtcataccaactcacatttacatgttaaggtATGAAATTCAGACTCAGGTCCCCGTTAAGAAGCCTAATActtaatcaaaaagaaaaactaagtaTAACATACAAAGATAAATCTAACAATAAATAAcaatcagtaaaaatatatgcaacaaagagtaaaaaataaatatacacagCTAAATAGTGGTGCTGAAATTAACTTTGCAAAGTAGTAAATACACATGTAAAGCATGAGGTAGTCCTTTTTATTGCACCTATAAGTGAGTGAAACCactaacttcaatgtattttattgtttttatagtcTATAGATGCCCAAAACAAAACCCACAATACTTGAAGCTGCAGTTGCAGCGAAATGTGGTTCTAACAAAGAATTTTCTcagggggctgaacacaaatggaggccacattttcagatttttatttctgaaaaaagtgaaaaccatttataattttccttccacttcttaCGTTCTGCCTGACTTTGTGTAATTCTTTCACACAAAATCTCTGAACACATAAACATctgtctgtggttgtaatgttatgaaatgtgaaaaaaacaaaaaaaaacaattcattgTACATCAACAACGAAACACAGGAAAAATGCCTCCTTCTTTAAAACGAAACATGTGGCTTACTACCACTAGAGGGCAATTAACCTTCACAAGAGGACAAATTACAACAGTGGAAATTTGCCCCTTTTATGTCAGACCTCATTCTTCCATCTTCACCTGTTCTGTATGCGTCGCAATCATGTGAAAGGCACCGACATGGAATAGAAAGTCTTTAGTTCAACCGAACAATGTTGTGCCTCTTGTCCACTTTGGGAGGTAGTCACAAACCTGGAACTACTGTAAATTGTAAGGCGCCATAAAGAATTGTGGAACGACTGTGACGTAgtgatatgaaaaaaaaaaaaaaaaagacagcagcAGCTGGAGTCTGCAGGtgcaaacagagcagagacactgCATGGTCCCCATGTGTCCGTCTGAtcagtgaaaaacatttatcagcagAATCTGTTGTAGATGTTGCACAACAATGTTGCTTGTACTCAAAGCACTGAATGCATGTGAGTAGCCTGTATGAAGATCTTGACAAAGCCAGATAGACGAAGTCCCCAACCTAAAGATCAACTTTAATACTTTTAATACAAAGGCTTGAAGATGGCGTTGGCCCACCCTTTGCAGCTAAAACTGCTTAAACTATTCTACAAGAGCTTTTTTATAATGTTTATTAGTGTTTcgttaagagctcctttcaccAGAACTAAGATGTCGAGCCCAACTCCTGAAAAAAAGCCCCATACCATAATCCTCTCTGGATCAAACTATACACTTTTGCACAGGGCAGTCAGGCAAGTGCTGCTCTCCTGGTACCTGCTAAACCCCGACTCATCCGCTGGATTGGCAGCATGCTTCCAGTTATGCCTAAAATTATTAATACCCTGGcatatttaggtttaaagtattcttttaattttaccaacatgtttcttttgactggaaactgttaaaaaagctgtagaggaagctaaagattagggtaatgGCAAGAAGACCTTCcgacctcaaagacttggagctcatcaccaaagataaatgggAGGGGACTACCAGgggaaacatgtaaaaaactggttagcaattataagaagggtttggtTGCTTCATGCcaaatcagatttttccattCATTACTGGGAAGGGTATAAATAACTGGCCTGACATTTTTTTCATAACATGTAAATAATAACAGAAGTTTTACATCTGAATCTTTCAGAGGTATTGATATTTTGGGGTTAACTGTAGGTCATTGATTTCATTCAGCTGTGGTCATGGAAATGACTTGAACAGCTGAATTTGGTGATTGAGAGGGATGACCCAGTACTTTGGCAATATCGTGTATATCTCCTTATATATTCAGGTGAATGCTGCTAGTTTATCCAGGCTGCATGCTCTGAAAGCACACGCAGCCCCTCATCACAGTGGATCGAGATGTTAAAGGACAGAGTGATCTGGAAAAGGTGTGGGTGGGTTTCTGGTTGCCTGATCATTGCAGAACAATGATGTGAAAGGGGCTTTTGATGCATGGATGAAAGTGTATGTATAACTTACATTGATTATCAATGGGCTTTGACATCATGTATCCACGAACACTGAAGTCTAGCCACTGCA is a window of Girardinichthys multiradiatus isolate DD_20200921_A chromosome Y, DD_fGirMul_XY1, whole genome shotgun sequence DNA encoding:
- the LOC124863776 gene encoding homologous-pairing protein 2 homolog, producing MSKKDNGAPVILAYLNEKNRPYSAQDVFCNLQKQHGLGKTAVVKAMELLAQEGKIKEKTYGKQKIYFADQSQFRDVNDADLKSMDKQISELSAEVQSLTQSCRQLDTELKELNSSLTTEEMMAEIQELKAECSGYRARLEKIKSATNHVTPEEKEKVYKERDVYVKEWKKRKRLASDMMNAILEGYPKSKREFLEEVGVETDEDCKVVVPNT
- the LOC124864002 gene encoding reticulophagy regulator 3-like, which gives rise to MVHTGATEVTSVEDCSSNQGSSVCLRSRLCSSDRDCQVRAFRVALLSNLGPYEPLLTYLQSVLVWERPFHSVLLYIVVNIAFWFFALTSLRLLFLLATGLAVLVFADTWRNKIWPVIRVRKLDDSENESWGLVQPGVLSVPELCHHLAEAWVSASVFKSSMVQYKRQNPGNFCILICGVFSCLAMIGYYIPGLVLFYSALLATLFTPLAAYHRVLQHVYVKLEPVLQWLDFSVRGYMMSKPIDNQFLRRPIRGAASDDASDSEEELAAFCPTFDDAVAAKELSLTDSEHSDAEVSYTDNGTFNLSRGQTPLTEGSEDLDRHSDAEESFAQDLPDFPSINPDATLMDDDDDTSIGLPSLGLSGPMSHRASVLDVDAHLDSDQEDLDGELSLSGFLPASDFSGELAGAIASNMIQAALAGAMQPQPPAIQRRQAHPRAMSHRSYRKQSSSEFDTDLDAEDFEMLDQSELNQMDPFRGGGGARRGESQGPNFLSSLLGKPQ